The segment ACTTTTCAAAAATGGAGCTTTAGCTGAAAAAGCAGCAAACAACTTAAAAATTTCAGCACAAAACCTAAAAAAATTAGGAATAATAGATGACATAATAGAAGAACCAACTGGAGGAGCACATCGTGATATTTTATGTGCACAAATTAACCTAAAAAAAGCAGTTCTCTCATCAATTTCTGAATTAAAGAAAATAAATGTAGATACTTTATTGAAAAATAGATATAATAAATTTAGACAAATGGGATTTTATCTAGAAGAAGTCGATGAAGAAATAACAGAAAAAACTTCACAAAATAACATAGAAAATAATTAAAATTTATCATATTTATAAAAAATTTTTCGGAGGTTGAGTGATGAAAAAAATAGCAATCCTTACAAGTGGTGGAGACTCTCCAGGAATGAATACAGCCATAAGAGCTGCTGCAAAAATGGCTCAGTATAAAGGAATGGAAGTTTATGGAGTAAGAAGAGGATACCACGGAATGTTAATGGACGAGATCTTCTTAATGGACGGTCGTTTCTTATCTGGAATAATTGAAAAAGGTGGAACAGCTTTACTTACAGCAAGATGTCCAGAATTTAAAGATCCTAAATACAGAGCAATCGCTGCTGAAAACTTAAAAAGAAGAGGAATTGAAGGACTTATTGTTATTGGAGGAGACGGTTCTTATAGAGGAGCAGATCTTTTATCTAAAGAACACGGAATAAAAGTTGTTGGACTTCCTGGAACTATAGACAATGATATAATCGGAACAGATTTTACAATAGGATTTGACACTTGTTTAAATACTATATTAGATGCTATATCTAAATTAAGAGATACAGCAACTTCTCACGAAAGAACAATACTTGTAGAAGTAATGGGAAGAAGAGCAGGGGACTTAGCAGTTCATTCTTGTATCTGTGGTGGAGGAGACGGAATACTTATTCCTGAAGTTGAAAACTCTATTGAAATGTTAGCTTTCCAAATCAAACAAAGAAGAAATACTGGAAGATTACACGACATCGTTCTTGTAGCTGAAGGTGTTGGAAATATATTTGAAGTAGAAAAACAATTAAAAGAAAAAGTTACAACAGAAGTAAGAACAGTTATCTTAGGACACGTTCAAAGAGGAGGAACTCCTAGTGGAAGAGATAGAATGTTAGCTACTCAAATGGCAGTAAAAGCTGTTGAAACTCTAGAGGCTGGAGAAGGTGGAGTTATGATCGGTATAGAAAGAGGAGATCTTGTTGCTCACCCAATCTCTTATGCTTGGGAAGGAACTAAGAGAAATAACATCTTAGATCTATATCGTATAGCTGATATATTCTCAAGATAATATAAATAAAAAATAAAGACTGACTGAGATGCTACTTAATCAAAGTTGGTCTTTTTTTTATTAAAAAATTACAAAAAAATATCTTGTAAAAAATAAAAGATATGATATAATGTTGTGGTTTTGTTTTTTTGAAAATTAAAAATAAGGAGAGGAAAATGTTAGAGACAAAAAACGAAAATATCTATCAATTGGAAGGAAGAGTTCCTTTAAAAATTGCTGTGCCTTTAGGTGTGCAACACTTACTTGCTATGTTTTTAGGAAATATTTCACCACTTATTATTGTATGTGGAATGTTACAAATGGAAACTGGTTTAAAAACATCTCTTATTCAAAATGCTATGTTTATTGCAGGGGTAACAACACTTATTCAAATCTACCCAGTTTTAAAAATTGGTAGTGGACTTCCAGGAGTTATGGGAACAAGTTCTGGATTTTTAGGAAGTTGTAAAGCAATAGGTGCAAGTTATGGTTATGGTGCTATTATGGGAGCATCTATATTTGGTGCTATTTTTGAAATGATTTTAGGATATTTCATAAAACCACTTAAAAAATTATTCCCACCAATAGTAACAAGTCTTGTAGTAATATCAATCGGACTTTCTCTTTTACCAGTTGGGATAAGATATTTTGGTGGTGGATTTACAAAAGAGTTTGGAGACCCTAAACACCTTATTGTAGGAACTACAGTTATTTTGTTAGTAATTATTTTCAATCAATTTAAAAATAGAGTAATAAGATCATCAGCTATCTTAATTAGTATAGTTATTGGTTATGCTTTGGCAATTCTTATGGGAATGGTAGATTTTACAGCTGTAAAAGAGGCTGCTTGGATAAGTCTTCCTAAATTTATGCCTGTAAAAATAGTATTTAATACTCACGCAATCATAGCAATGGTTATTATGTATATAGCTACTGCTGTTGAAACTGTTGGAGATTTATCAGGAATCGCTAACGGAGGACTTGACAGAGAACCAACTGACCAAGAATTATCTGGTGGAGTTATTGCTGACGGATTTGGAAGTTTAATCGCTGCTTTCTTTGGAGTTTTACCAAATACAACATTTAGCCAAAACGTTGGACTAGTAGCAGTTACAAAAGTAGTAAATAGATTTGTTATAGGAACTGGAGCAATAGTTCTTGTACTTATGGGATTTATTCCAAAATTAAGTGCAATATTTACAGTAATGCCTCAATCAGTTCTTGGAGGAGCTGCAGTTGTAATGTTTGCTATGATATTTGTAAGTGGATTAAAATCTCTATTAAGAGAAGAGATAGATGACAGAAAAGGTTTAATTATCGCTATATCTTTAGGACTTGGAGTAGGAATCGGAAACGTTCCAGAACTTCTTGGACAATTACCAGCTTGGGTAGGACAAATATTCGCTCAAAACGGAATCATTATGACATTCGTTATAGCAACAGCTTTAAATTTATTATTACCAACAAAAAAAGCTGATAAATAATGTATATAGACAATAATATTTTCAGTGATAAAAATATTGAAAATATTAAAAAACAATGGTAAAATTAAAAAAATAATAAAAATAAGGGAGAGGAGAGTTGAAAGAAACAGTTGATGAAGATTGATTGTTCCATTCTAAACGAAAGTTTAGAAATATCAACTCTTTTTTCTTGGATAAGGTGGTGTTAAATGCTAACAATAAAAGATTATATCCTAGTTGAAAATTTAGAAGAGGCTTATAAATTAAACCAAAATATAAATAATGTTATTCTTGGTGGAACTGGTTGGTTAAAATTACAAAATAGAAATATAGGAAAAGCAATAGATTTATCAAACTTAGGGCTTGATAAAATAATTGAAGATGATGAAAAATATGTAATCGGTTGTATGACAACTTTAAGGGATATAGAGCTTAACAAATCTTTAAACGAATTTACAAAGGGAGCTATAAAAGAGAGCTTAAGACATATAGTGGGAGTTCAATTTAGAAACTCTGTAACAATAGGTGGAAGTATCTACAGTAGATTTGGATTTTCAGATATACTTACTTCACTTTTAGCTCTTGATACTTATGTAGAGATGTATAAAGGTGGAATTATCCCTTTAAAAGATTTTGTAGATATGAAATATGATAAAGATATATTGGTAAATATAATTATAAAAAAATCTAAAAGATTGGTTGGATATTCATCTTTTAGAAATCAAACAACAGACTTCCCTGTCCTAACTTGTGGGGTGGCAATCCTTGACAATGGAAAAGTATTGGCAAGTATCGGAGCAAGACCACATAGAGCAAGAGTTGTGGAAGATAGTGAAAATATTTTAGAAGTTAAATCAATGGAAAATATAGAAAAATTTGCAAAATATGTAAGTAACTCTTTAAAATTTGATAGTAATATGAGAGCAAGTGGAGAGTATAGAAAACATCTTACAGAAGTTTTAGTGAAGAGAACTTTAAAAAATCTAGTGGAGGTAAAATAATGGAAATAAAATTTTGGCTTAATGGAAAATTAATAGAAGATACAATAGAACCAGATACTCCGCTACTTGAATATGTAAGATCAAAAGGGTGCTTAAG is part of the Fusobacterium perfoetens genome and harbors:
- a CDS encoding FAD binding domain-containing protein, whose amino-acid sequence is MLTIKDYILVENLEEAYKLNQNINNVILGGTGWLKLQNRNIGKAIDLSNLGLDKIIEDDEKYVIGCMTTLRDIELNKSLNEFTKGAIKESLRHIVGVQFRNSVTIGGSIYSRFGFSDILTSLLALDTYVEMYKGGIIPLKDFVDMKYDKDILVNIIIKKSKRLVGYSSFRNQTTDFPVLTCGVAILDNGKVLASIGARPHRARVVEDSENILEVKSMENIEKFAKYVSNSLKFDSNMRASGEYRKHLTEVLVKRTLKNLVEVK
- the pfkA gene encoding 6-phosphofructokinase, translated to MMKKIAILTSGGDSPGMNTAIRAAAKMAQYKGMEVYGVRRGYHGMLMDEIFLMDGRFLSGIIEKGGTALLTARCPEFKDPKYRAIAAENLKRRGIEGLIVIGGDGSYRGADLLSKEHGIKVVGLPGTIDNDIIGTDFTIGFDTCLNTILDAISKLRDTATSHERTILVEVMGRRAGDLAVHSCICGGGDGILIPEVENSIEMLAFQIKQRRNTGRLHDIVLVAEGVGNIFEVEKQLKEKVTTEVRTVILGHVQRGGTPSGRDRMLATQMAVKAVETLEAGEGGVMIGIERGDLVAHPISYAWEGTKRNNILDLYRIADIFSR
- a CDS encoding uracil-xanthine permease family protein — encoded protein: MLETKNENIYQLEGRVPLKIAVPLGVQHLLAMFLGNISPLIIVCGMLQMETGLKTSLIQNAMFIAGVTTLIQIYPVLKIGSGLPGVMGTSSGFLGSCKAIGASYGYGAIMGASIFGAIFEMILGYFIKPLKKLFPPIVTSLVVISIGLSLLPVGIRYFGGGFTKEFGDPKHLIVGTTVILLVIIFNQFKNRVIRSSAILISIVIGYALAILMGMVDFTAVKEAAWISLPKFMPVKIVFNTHAIIAMVIMYIATAVETVGDLSGIANGGLDREPTDQELSGGVIADGFGSLIAAFFGVLPNTTFSQNVGLVAVTKVVNRFVIGTGAIVLVLMGFIPKLSAIFTVMPQSVLGGAAVVMFAMIFVSGLKSLLREEIDDRKGLIIAISLGLGVGIGNVPELLGQLPAWVGQIFAQNGIIMTFVIATALNLLLPTKKADK